Proteins from a single region of Oncorhynchus keta strain PuntledgeMale-10-30-2019 chromosome 20, Oket_V2, whole genome shotgun sequence:
- the sem1 gene encoding 26S proteasome complex subunit SEM1, with product MSDKKQTVDLGLLEEDDEFEEFPAEDWTGLDEDEDAHVWEDNWDDDNVEDDFSNQLRAELEKHGYKMETSQ from the exons ATGTCTGACAAGAAACAGACTGTAGATTTGGGATTATTAGAGGAGGACGATGAGTTTGAAGAATTCCCAGCCGAGG ATTGGACTGGGTTGGATGAGGATGAAGATGCCCACGTGTGGGAAGACAACTGGGATGATGACAATGTAGAGGACGACTTCTCTAATCAACTAAG AGCGGAGCTGGAGAAACATGGGTACAAGATGGAGACGTCGCAGTAG